One Rhinolophus sinicus isolate RSC01 linkage group LG06, ASM3656204v1, whole genome shotgun sequence DNA window includes the following coding sequences:
- the PLEKHB1 gene encoding pleckstrin homology domain-containing family B member 1 isoform X1, which produces MSPAAPVPPDSILESPSEEMALVRGGWLWRQSSILRRWKRNWFALWLDGTLGYYHDETAQDEEDRVLIRSNVRNIKIGQECHDVQPPEGRSRDGLLTVYLREGSRLHLYAETKDDAIAWKTALLEANNTPAPEGATVPPRSRRVCPKVRCVTSSWTPCKVERRIWVRVYSPYQDYYEVVSPNAHEATYVRSYYGPPYAGPGVTHVVVREDPCYSAGAPLAMGMLAGAATGAALGSLMWSPCWF; this is translated from the exons GTCCCGCCGGACTCTATCCTGGAAAGTCCTTCTGAAGAAATGGCCCTGGTGAGGGGCGGCTGGCTGTGGAGACAGA GCTCTATCCTCCGTCGCTGGAAGCGGAACTGGTTTGCCCTGTGGCTGGATGGGACCCTGGGCTATTACCATGACGAGACTGCGCAGGACGAGGAGGACCGCGTGCTGATCCGCTCCAATGTTCGCAACATAAAGATCGGTCAAGAGTGCCACG ATGTGCAGCCCCCAGAGGGCCGGAGCCGAGATGGCCTGCTGACCGTGTACCTACGGGAAGGCTCCCGACTGCATCTGTACGCGGAGACCAAGGACGACGCCAT AGCTTGGAAGACGGCGCTACTGGAGGCAAACAACACCCCG GCCCCAGAAGGAGCCACCGTCCCTCCCAGGAGTCGCCGGGTTTGCCCCAAGGTCAGGTGTGTGACCAGCTCGTGGACCCCCTGTAAGGTTGAGAGGCGGATTTGG GTGCGTGTCTACAGCCCGTACCAGGACTACTATGAGGTGGTGTCGCCCAACGCGCATGAGGCCACATATGTCCGCAGCTACTATGGACCACCCTACGCAG GCCCTGGCGTGACGCACGTGGTAGTGCGGGAGGATCCCTGCTACAGCGCCGGCGCCCCGCTGGCCATGGGCATGCTCGCAGGGGCCGCCACGGGCGCAGCGTTGGGCTCGCTCATGTGGTCGCCCTGCTGGTTCTGA
- the PLEKHB1 gene encoding pleckstrin homology domain-containing family B member 1 isoform X3, which produces MSPAAPVPPDSILESPSEEMALVRGGWLWRQSSILRRWKRNWFALWLDGTLGYYHDETAQDEEDRVLIRSNVRNIKIGQECHDVQPPEGRSRDGLLTVYLREGSRLHLYAETKDDAIAWKTALLEANNTPVRVYSPYQDYYEVVSPNAHEATYVRSYYGPPYAGPGVTHVVVREDPCYSAGAPLAMGMLAGAATGAALGSLMWSPCWF; this is translated from the exons GTCCCGCCGGACTCTATCCTGGAAAGTCCTTCTGAAGAAATGGCCCTGGTGAGGGGCGGCTGGCTGTGGAGACAGA GCTCTATCCTCCGTCGCTGGAAGCGGAACTGGTTTGCCCTGTGGCTGGATGGGACCCTGGGCTATTACCATGACGAGACTGCGCAGGACGAGGAGGACCGCGTGCTGATCCGCTCCAATGTTCGCAACATAAAGATCGGTCAAGAGTGCCACG ATGTGCAGCCCCCAGAGGGCCGGAGCCGAGATGGCCTGCTGACCGTGTACCTACGGGAAGGCTCCCGACTGCATCTGTACGCGGAGACCAAGGACGACGCCAT AGCTTGGAAGACGGCGCTACTGGAGGCAAACAACACCCCG GTGCGTGTCTACAGCCCGTACCAGGACTACTATGAGGTGGTGTCGCCCAACGCGCATGAGGCCACATATGTCCGCAGCTACTATGGACCACCCTACGCAG GCCCTGGCGTGACGCACGTGGTAGTGCGGGAGGATCCCTGCTACAGCGCCGGCGCCCCGCTGGCCATGGGCATGCTCGCAGGGGCCGCCACGGGCGCAGCGTTGGGCTCGCTCATGTGGTCGCCCTGCTGGTTCTGA
- the PLEKHB1 gene encoding pleckstrin homology domain-containing family B member 1 isoform X2 has translation MALVRGGWLWRQSSILRRWKRNWFALWLDGTLGYYHDETAQDEEDRVLIRSNVRNIKIGQECHDVQPPEGRSRDGLLTVYLREGSRLHLYAETKDDAIAWKTALLEANNTPAPEGATVPPRSRRVCPKVRCVTSSWTPCKVERRIWVRVYSPYQDYYEVVSPNAHEATYVRSYYGPPYAGPGVTHVVVREDPCYSAGAPLAMGMLAGAATGAALGSLMWSPCWF, from the exons ATGGCCCTGGTGAGGGGCGGCTGGCTGTGGAGACAGA GCTCTATCCTCCGTCGCTGGAAGCGGAACTGGTTTGCCCTGTGGCTGGATGGGACCCTGGGCTATTACCATGACGAGACTGCGCAGGACGAGGAGGACCGCGTGCTGATCCGCTCCAATGTTCGCAACATAAAGATCGGTCAAGAGTGCCACG ATGTGCAGCCCCCAGAGGGCCGGAGCCGAGATGGCCTGCTGACCGTGTACCTACGGGAAGGCTCCCGACTGCATCTGTACGCGGAGACCAAGGACGACGCCAT AGCTTGGAAGACGGCGCTACTGGAGGCAAACAACACCCCG GCCCCAGAAGGAGCCACCGTCCCTCCCAGGAGTCGCCGGGTTTGCCCCAAGGTCAGGTGTGTGACCAGCTCGTGGACCCCCTGTAAGGTTGAGAGGCGGATTTGG GTGCGTGTCTACAGCCCGTACCAGGACTACTATGAGGTGGTGTCGCCCAACGCGCATGAGGCCACATATGTCCGCAGCTACTATGGACCACCCTACGCAG GCCCTGGCGTGACGCACGTGGTAGTGCGGGAGGATCCCTGCTACAGCGCCGGCGCCCCGCTGGCCATGGGCATGCTCGCAGGGGCCGCCACGGGCGCAGCGTTGGGCTCGCTCATGTGGTCGCCCTGCTGGTTCTGA
- the PLEKHB1 gene encoding pleckstrin homology domain-containing family B member 1 isoform X4, whose protein sequence is MALVRGGWLWRQSSILRRWKRNWFALWLDGTLGYYHDETAQDEEDRVLIRSNVRNIKIGQECHDVQPPEGRSRDGLLTVYLREGSRLHLYAETKDDAIAWKTALLEANNTPVRVYSPYQDYYEVVSPNAHEATYVRSYYGPPYAGPGVTHVVVREDPCYSAGAPLAMGMLAGAATGAALGSLMWSPCWF, encoded by the exons ATGGCCCTGGTGAGGGGCGGCTGGCTGTGGAGACAGA GCTCTATCCTCCGTCGCTGGAAGCGGAACTGGTTTGCCCTGTGGCTGGATGGGACCCTGGGCTATTACCATGACGAGACTGCGCAGGACGAGGAGGACCGCGTGCTGATCCGCTCCAATGTTCGCAACATAAAGATCGGTCAAGAGTGCCACG ATGTGCAGCCCCCAGAGGGCCGGAGCCGAGATGGCCTGCTGACCGTGTACCTACGGGAAGGCTCCCGACTGCATCTGTACGCGGAGACCAAGGACGACGCCAT AGCTTGGAAGACGGCGCTACTGGAGGCAAACAACACCCCG GTGCGTGTCTACAGCCCGTACCAGGACTACTATGAGGTGGTGTCGCCCAACGCGCATGAGGCCACATATGTCCGCAGCTACTATGGACCACCCTACGCAG GCCCTGGCGTGACGCACGTGGTAGTGCGGGAGGATCCCTGCTACAGCGCCGGCGCCCCGCTGGCCATGGGCATGCTCGCAGGGGCCGCCACGGGCGCAGCGTTGGGCTCGCTCATGTGGTCGCCCTGCTGGTTCTGA